The Benincasa hispida cultivar B227 chromosome 11, ASM972705v1, whole genome shotgun sequence genome has a segment encoding these proteins:
- the LOC120091217 gene encoding oligopeptide transporter 4-like produces MEPQPPPPVSGNVPAADDDEISPIEQVRLTVTNSDDPTLPVWTFRMWTLGLLSCALLSFLNQFFYYRTEPLIITQITVQVATLPIGQFMAAVLPAARFRLPGFGSRRFSLNPGPFNMKEHVLISIFANAGTAFGGGSAYAVGIVNIIKAFYSRNISFVAAWLLIVTTQVLGYGWAGLLRKYVVEPAHMWWPSTLVQVSLFRALHEKEDCRMSKGKFFLIALICSFSWYVIPGYLFPTLTSISWVCWAFPNSVTAQQLGSGMKGLGLGAFTLDWSAVSSFLFSPLISPFFSIVNIFVGYTLIIYIAVPIAYWGFNLYNASTFPIFSSKLFTAGGQLYNITAIVNDKFELDLAKYEEHGQIHLSMFFALTYGFGFATVAATLTHVGFFYGREIYERYHASYKGKEDIHTKLMKRYEDIPSWWFYLLLVLTVLVSLILCIFLKHQVQLPWWGLLFAAAMAFLFTLPISIITATTNQTPGLNIITEYVMGLIYPGRPIANVCFKTYGYMSMAQAVSFLSDFKLGHYMKIPPKSMFLVQFIGTILAGTINLCVAWWLLTSISNICEVELLPPNSPWTCPSDRVFFDASVIWGLIGPKRIFGSHGFYGTMNWFFLGGAVGPILVWLLHKGFPKQSWIPLINLPVLLGATAMMPPATAVNYNAWVLIGTVFNFVVFRYRKQWWQRYNYILSAALDGGLAFMAVLLYFSVGMEERSVDWWGTAGEHCDLAACPTAKGVVVDSCPVG; encoded by the exons ATGGAGCCTCAACCGCCGCCGCCAGTCTCCGGCAACGTTCCCGCTGCCGACGACGACGAAATCTCACCGATTGAACAAGTCCGACTGACGGTGACGAACTCCGACGACCCGACGCTCCCGGTCTGGACCTTCCGGATGTGGACTCTCGGCCTTCTCTCATGCGCTCTTCTCTCATTTTTGAACCAATTTTTCTATTACCGAACGGAGCCTCTCATCATCACTCAGATCACGGTCCAAGTCGCCACTCTTCCGATTGGCCAGTTCATGGCGGCGGTTCTGCCGGCGGCCCGGTTCAGATTGCCAGGGTTCGGATCGAGGCGGTTCTCGCTTAACCCGGGGCCGTTTAACATGAAGGAGCATGTTCTGATTTCGATATTCGCGAATGCCGGAACCGCCTTCGGCGGTGGCTCCGCTTACGCCGTCGGAATTGTGAATATTATTAAGGCGTTTTACAGTCGCAACATCTCGTTTGTCGCCGCTTGGCTTCTCATCGTTACCACTCAG GTGTTGGGATATGGTTGGGCTGGGCTTTTGCGAAAATACGTGGTCGAGCCAGCCCATATGTGGTGGCCCAGTACGCTCGTTCAGGTCTCTCTCTTCCG GGCTTTGCATGAAAAAGAAGACTGTCGCATGTCAAAAGGAAAGTTCTTCCTAATTGCACTAATTTGTAGCTTCTCATGGTATGTAATCCCAGGCTACCTCTTCCCTACACTAACAAGCATCTCTTGGGTCTGTTGGGCCTTCCCCAACTCGGTGACAGCCCAACAACTTGGCTCAGGCATGAAAGGCCTTGGCCTTGGGGCCTTCACTCTTGACTGGTCTGCTGTTTCCTCCTTCTTGTTCAGCCCTCTCATCAGCCCTTTCTTCTCCATTGTCAATATCTTTGTGGGATACACTTTGATCATATACATTGCTGTCCCCATTGCATATTGGGGCTTTAACCTCTACAATGCCTCCACCTTCCCAATTTTCTCCTCTAAATTGTTCACTGCTGGTGGTCAGCTTTATAACATCACTGCCATTGTTAATGACAAGTTTGAGCTtgatttggctaagtatgagGAGCATGGACAGATACATTTGAGTATGTTTTTTGCTCTCACTTATGGATTTGGCTTTGCCACTGTTGCTGCTACTCTTACTCACGTTGGTTTCTTCTATGGAAG AGAGATCTACGAACGGTATCATGCCTCGTACAAAGGCAAAGAGGATATCCATACCAAGCTGATGAAGAGATATGAAGACATACCTTCCTGGTGGTTTTACTTGTTGCTTGTTTTGACAGTGTTGGTTTCTCTAATACTTTGCATATTTTTGAAACATCAAGTTCAACTTCCATGGTGGGGGCTTCTCTTTGCTGCTGCTATGGCCTTTCTTTTCACTCTTCCCATCAGTATTATCACTGCCACAACAAACCAG ACTCCAGGGCTGAACATCATTACAGAGTATGTCATGGGACTTATATATCCAGGAAGACCAATTGCAAATGTATGCTTTAAAACTTATGGCTACATGAGCATGGCTCAAGCTGTCTCCTTCCTCAGTGACTTCAAGCTTGGACATTATATGAAGATTCCTCCAAAATCAATGTTCCTAGTTCAG TTCATAGGTACAATACTAGCTGGAACCATCAATCTTTGTGTGGCATGGTGGTTGCTAACTTCCATATCAAATATATGCGAAGTGGAACTCCTTCCTCCCAACAGTCCATGGACGTGTCCAAGCGATCGTGTATTCTTCGACGCATCGGTCATATGGGGACTGATCGGGCCGAAGCGAATATTCGGATCACACGGATTCTACGGTACCATGAACTGGTTCTTCCTTGGTGGTGCAGTAGGGCCAATTCTAGTATGGCTACTCCACAAAGGCTTCCCAAAGCAATCTTGGATTCCTCTAATCAATCTCCCCGTATTGCTTGGAGCGACGGCAATGATGCCCCCGGCAACGGCAGTGAACTACAATGCGTGGGTTCTGATAGGAACCGTGTTCAATTTCGTCGTGTTTCGATACAGGAAGCAGTGGTGGCAGAGATACAACTACATTCTTTCAGCTGCATTGGATGGAGGGCTGGCTTTCATGGCTGTGTTGTTGTATTTCTCAGTTGGGATGGAAGAAAGAAGTGTGGATTGGTGGGGAACTGCAGGTGAACACTGTGACTTGGCTGCTTGTCCTACAGCCAAGGGTGTTGTGGTTGATAGTTGCCCAGTTGGGTAA